A window of Hypomesus transpacificus isolate Combined female chromosome 7, fHypTra1, whole genome shotgun sequence genomic DNA:
TACATGTCTTGATAATGATATTTCCAATGATGATGGATAAATACTTGAAAtaatgtaattatgaagataaataatatattttgaGACTAATTGAACTCAAATCCTGATTGAGATCCACAGCAAGGCTGATACTTACATGTCCAGCAGCTATTGGCGTCCTCATGGTTGTGTACTGAAACACTTGAGTCAGGCACTAGGCTAGGTGAGTCAGTAGgtttacataaacacacaggggGTGTATACCAGGGACAGAGTTTACCTCGTAGCCCagactgacctttgacctccagcTTGCACTCCACCTGGGCATCCCCCAGGTCATTAATAGCCTTGCAGGAGTACGTCCCTCCGTCGTAGGGGTTAGGTTTGCGAATCTCCAATGAACAGACTCCTTGGTTGCTAAACATGCGGTAGCGTGGGTCATCGATGATGGCAATCTTATTCTTCATCCAAATAACTTTGGGCTGATGCCAAAAAAATACAAGTGAGCAGGAAGAAACAAAGAAGCTCAATATAATTATGAGGTTATTAAGAAGCTCTGTCAGTTTACACATTAATCTACAAGTTAATGTCAATGTTACGATAAGGAACCTGAACTAAAGCTGTCCTCAGTGGACAGTATATCCCTCAACATAGGACATCTGGGCTGCTGACTGAGAGTAGAACCTGACCCACAGGACAGAGAATAGTAGGCAGGTGTAAAGCCTGGTCAGGCCTTCTGAAAGGCTGCAGGTGTAAAGCTATTACATCTCATTGGGAGGTCTGGGTTGTTCAGGGTGCATCAAGAGGCATATGCCTCAGGTGAACTTCTCTCTAAGCACAGCCTTCATCATCCAAATGTATAAAACTTTAGAATTTTTGAATCTGTGAATGCCTGTTTGAAAGGTGACAGGCATTACCTGAGGTAATCATAAAATGACACTGGGCCATTGTAGGTGTAACTCCCCCCAACCTACCCTCGGATTGGCCCGAACGCTGCAGTTGAGCGTGGCGTTATAGCCAGCGATGGCGAACGTGTTGATCAGAGGCTGTGTGAACTTCGGGGGCTCTTTGAAGTCGTGGTCTATATACTCTGGGTTTTTGAGGTTCATGCCTGTGAAAGGAAGGGTAGAGGAATGGGGTTGTACATGATACGGGCATAGAGCTGTATCATGGGGGAATTTCCCTTGTGATGAAGAAGAAacaatgttgttttttattttttgtcagGCAAGTATTCATTTTTCTTTGACAGAAATGTAAAGGCGGTGACAGTGAGGCTTCTACAATATCTCTTTGAATGGGTAAATATTGTAAATGACTTGATGTCTATACTGCAACTTCAATATTATTGATACATCCTCTACTgatcacactcattgctgttctTCTACATCCTCCTCAGCGGAGCTCAGACATACCTTCCTTGACGATGAGGGCGCTGTCCTTGGTCTGAGTGGCACACTCGCTCAGGCCACACATGTTCTCCGAGTAGATCCTGAAGTAGTACTCGTTCCCTACCACCAGCTCTGAGATGGTGATGCAGGTGCGGTGGTAGTGCTCAACACACGTATACCATTCCTGTCAAAGAGATCATGCTCACAGAGTCAAAACAAATGCAGTCACGGGCTGCACACTATTGATTATGTTTTCTAAATCTCATACCATGGTTTTCTTGTCTGCCTTCTGGATGGTGTAGCCTGTTATGGGGGCATTGCCGTTGTCCTTGGGAGGGGTCCAGTCCAGAGCCACATTCTCCCCCCATACCTCCTCTATCTTCACGTACTGTGGAGGGCCTGGCAGGTCTGAACAGAAACCAGAAAGTCATCAGTACCTCTTCAAGAACCAGGAGTGTGTAGAACGTACACGCTAACAGTGCTACGATCTGATGTGGAAAGGAAACCTTGGGCTCACCAACAATCTGGATGTCAATAATGGCTGTGTCCTCATGGTTCTCCACCTTCACATTCATCTCATACTTCCCGGAGTGGTTGCGATCCGCTTTGCGGATGAAGATAATGCTGTCACATTCTGTGTTGCGGATGCTGACGTGGGTTGGGTCGATggcatttccctctttcagccAGCTCACCTTTGGCCTGGGCTTCCCCTATGGATAAGACAGAGGAGGATGACCTCAACTGGTAACCATGGACACGGCTGTGAGGATGTGAATGTTTATGCCATGGCTGCTTTACCATAAATGGAACCACCAGATTTACAGCTTCTCCAACTCTACGAATGTATGTCTGCTTCAGGTGTCGGGGGATGCGAATCTTTGGTGGTTCTGGAAAAGACAGGTCAGATTGGCACAGGAACGGGATCAAAAATGTCAATGTGTGCCTTCTAATACAAGCCCTAGACTCACCTATGACCTCTTTGACCAGGATAGAATGCTGGAGGGTCCGAGGTGTGCTGGCACCAGCCGCATTGATGGccctaactctgactaggatcTTGGACTCTGGAGGCAGACCAGTGATCGTGTACTTGGTCTTCTCTGTCAGCCCCTTGTTGGCTCCAATCCAGTCATCGGCTATGGAGAAAAACACCTTGAGGTCCCTACAAATATTCATAGTCATAGAGAGTATAAATATCAGGTGAGTCAAAGAATTCCAAACAGGGTGTCATCTCACTTCCTTCTACGCAGTACTCCACCAGGTAGCCATCCAGGCCGGCAGCACCGATCGTCTCTGGGGGACGCCACTTCATGGTCACCGTGGTGTCTGTGACATCATCGACCACCAGCATGGTTGGCTCACTAGTCACAGCTGAAGAGGTTGAAATTTACAAACTTTTAAATCAAATTATAACGGGAAAAAACATGAGTCATACGAAAATCTTCATAGCCTCGATGTAATACAGGTATAGCCATGGGCACATGAGGACAGAAACCCTTGAGTTTGCATGCCATTAATCTGCTATTCAGATACATTAGGGGCTGCACCCAACTTCTATTCTTACTTTCAGAAACATATTTAACTCCACTGAACTCCGTGGGAACTTGATCTCCTAAACCTATAATCCGGAGGTGATTTGGCAGCCATTATTAAGACATATTTAACATCTTCCAAAGTGCCGGCCTGTGTGTTGGAGGTCATCGCCAGAATGCTTTGAATAGTGCAGCATCAAGAAAGACAGGTGCTGAAGGCTAACCAAGGGCACATCACAGATGCAAAAGTATTATAGCCCGAGTAGCTGAAATTCTTTCCCCATTATCATCATACAGTCAAAGGATAAACTGGAATACAGTCTTACGTAATAGTCTTATGTCATGTCTAATGTCCAGCAGTGGGATACTTTGAGTTCAGAGGCTACTAGTTTTACAATGCTGTGTGTACTTTCTGGACAGGGGATAAGGCATTAAGGGACACTTACCCAGGGGAACAAACGCTTTAGATGGCTCGCTTGGTTTGGAAACGCCAATGGCATTGACGGCAAAGACCCGCACCTCATATGGCACGCCCTCAATCATCTTCTTAGGCTCAAATGTAGCCTCTTTGTTCAGATCAAAGTTCAACCTCATCCACCTGGAACtctgtttcttctttctctcaatGAAATAGCCTTCAGTTGGGTAAGAACAGAATGTTTTCTTTACATTCTCATGTTGTGGAATCAATCTTAATATTTATGTGTTGACACAACCTAAACAGACTCACCCAATATTGGCGAGCCCCCGTCATAGTGGGGTGGGTCCCATGTCATTGAGCACCAGTCTCCTCCCACGGCTGGGACCAGAGGAGCCTCAGGAGGGTCTGGGATATCTAACAAGTTACACCAGTCTGAGTTATCGAGAAGTTATTTGTTGCCACGGTGATCTTTGACTCTGATGCCACTTCTATATTTCTTACCAACGACCTTGACTCGGACACTCCCTGTGTCTTCCCCAGCCTCGTTCTGCAGGACTATCTTGTAGTTTCCCGTGTCTTCCCTCTCTGTGACTTCGATGGTGAAGCAGGTTTGATCAGCGAAGGTCTCAGCTCGAACACGGTTACCCGAATCTAGGATTACCTGTGATAGCAAGCAGATGAGGGTGTGGCGGTGCATGTAGTGATCTCATGACGCACATAGATACGGTTCCAAATGAAATGCATCTTCTAGAACCAATGTCAGTCTCCATCCCAGCCCCTCTAcctaccctctctcccttcatccacaCCACTCTAGGTGCTGGTTCTCCACTGATGGGGATCTCCAGGCGGAGTTTGGTTCCTGCCACGATGACCACTGTGTTGTCAGGCACATTCAGGCTGTCTAGGTGCACCTTAGGGGGGTCTGTGGAAAATTAAATGACCACCaaattagaaaaaaaaagaaagaagataaTAACTAATATTTTATTATCTTCATGTTTAACATGTTTTCATATGAGATTGAATACTGTACCGATGATATGAACTTTGGCACAGAGACTCTGTGTGTACCCTTCAGGCACAAACGTATAGTCCCCTGAATCATGGATTGAACTGCTTTCGATTTCAAGTCTGTGGTTCCTGTTAAACATAGAGATAAAATTTTAACGCAGCGGGCCGTCTCGTGATAGCACAGCAAGACAAATCCCTGGGATGTGTTAACAGAGCAGCTGACAGCAGTGGGAACGTATTGATAGAGTTGGATAGTCTTCAGATCAAGTCAGAGTGTACAGAGAAGacttacttacatttacatttacatgtattcatttagcagacgcttttatccaaagcgacttccaagagagagctttacaaagtgcatcgGTCACTGATAATagcaacaagatagccccaaaaacattgcgagcagccaaaacatgaagcacatattgtgaacaaccaaaataagtgccaaagggaagaaccatacgagcatgtagttaaacaagttacaattaaacaacatgaaccgctataagtgcaagtgtacctgtagaaaaacaagcaacaataaaaacaatatatcacagcgagtacaaaaatgtaaatcagttaccactaaccacaagagcaagAGTCATTgggatccttgaggaaactaacattgggtcaagcaaaccattcctactTGGCTCTGTGCAGGATGTTGATGCGGTCGTTGGGTTGGATGAGCTGTCCGTTCCTGTACCAGCGTCCGGGGACGTTCCCAGGGTTGATCTCACAGTGCAGCTTCAGGGGCTGACCGAGCATGACCGTCACATTCTGGAGGTCCTGCAGAATCTTCAGCGGCTTCACTGACACAGCCAAGaacagggaggtgagagaagggacGGATAAGGAGAACATTTTGAACATTCAGAGGATATGATTTAGACATAGACGACTTGAATCCTAATAATCAGTCGTTCATAGAATGCCATTGAGGAAGAGGATTGGTGAGATGTAAGCTCAACACCTACAGTCGACCTGTACACGGGCCTCAGTGGTGCCTCCGGTGGCCATGAGGGAGTAGGTCCCTGTGTCGTCCTTGGAAGCGTCGTCGATGATTAGCCAGTGTTTGGTCCCCTCTGACTTGACACGATAGCGTGAGCGTACCCCTGTAGGGACCTCCACGCCATTCTTCATCCTGAGAAAAAATACCCACAAAGCCTCAGAGACACATTTGCCAGCTCACGTCTTCACTTAAGTGACTTAATACGAACAGAAGAAGAACAGCAACAAGTATGTCACTCATTAAGAAATATATGTTTTCATTCTTACCATTTGACTTGAGCTCCTTCTTCAGACACCTCACACTCCAACTCAATCCTTTCATTCACAGTGGTTTTTACGGCCTCAATGTCTTTGACAATCTTCACCGGTAGCTCTTTGGATGGAAGGATCAACGTGTTAGATAAAGAAGATCAAGTAAAATGAAACATGATATTGTCAAGAAAATCCTGTCATCGCTGGGGAAGAACATGATCTCAAGAGAGATTGTGTTTGATTGAGTTTAGTACCTTTAACAAACAGCTCAGTAGTGCACTTCTCATCTCCAGCGGATACGGAATATGCAGCATCATCGTTTAGGACGCAATTGTTGATGATCATGATTCGCTGTGTGCCCTTGTGCTCAAAGATATACCTATACAGCAAGTCAATTAGTCAAAACACAGAGTACACACAGGTACATGCAGGAAACAAGTGTTGGATGTTTGAGTTGAGGGTGACTATAGAATGAGTAGTGAATGCAGTATATACGGAACGCCTATCTGCAAATAAGGGAATATACAATAGATTATCTTGCGACTGTGTCATTTATGGATGACTTTGTCACTGCTTTCTTGTGTCTTCTTAACAGAGAAATTTCaagtaattttttttataattgtaATTATGGAATTGCAGACAAACAAAAATAGAAGAACCAACAAAATGTCATCATGCAGCATTTAGGGTTGTCACTGCACACAGATGGACGActagaaagaggggaggggccaCACTTCATAGTTTTGTTATGCAATCAGACGAGTGAACTTACTTCCTTTGACTTAAGTTCATCAGTGGAGCCAGAAAGGGGCCGGAGCACAGTGTGGAGGAAGTAGTTATGGCAGACAGGAAGGAGTGCCATGGCATGGCAtgacagaacagacagacagacagacagggcagaggGACAGATAGACATCATGCCTGGAGGGGACTGCGATCACCAATAGTGTCACAGCAGTAAGAAGACAAACGAGAAAGAGAGCATATGGAACAGAGAATCCTGGGAATATTCCACTGGAGACCAATGACCAGAAAACTGCAATAGCCTCCCAGATGGCTTTAACCTGGCCTGGATCTGAACCTTCACAACATAGGGTGTAGCAAAAGTTTGCCATGACTACAGTAGGTTAATATGTAGGATTTGAGATGATGCATAAGGTGTTGCATTACCTTTCCAAATGTGATCTGAGCTTAGCATCTGGTCTACTTAATATAAACAGTAACCAAGTAGAggtgaataaaacatttaaaacagtAAAGCTACTAAATAATACGGTTTTCATCCATCTATAAAGTTACCAAGCCAGACAGAGTTAAAGACCTGTGAAGGAGGTACCACAATTTTCCTGTACAGAGAAGGACCTGTAGTTAATAGTAAAGGACTGTTTTTTAAAACATCGAACACAGGAATATCAATCACATAACGTTCAGGATCTACAGAGCCCTGGAAACATCTAACGTTCTTGCGATGCAGGGGTGACAACTCTTGAAGTGAAGTTAGAATTGAGAGAACGTTATTTGTTCACAGTATGTCGGCTGGCAATGGCTCACAGTGCAGTGGATGGTACTGGTTGTATATGGATGGACCAGGTTACAAAGAGAGCTCTGTGGGAGAGTGGAGATGTTTAGGTGAATGTAGGCCACAGTAGGCTGGAAATTAGAGTAAATGTGCTTGGTGTGCATGCTACATTTTCTGTGTTGAAATACAAGTtcatgtatgtatttgtgtgcatgCCATGAATGGAGTAGGCAAGTCTGTTTCCCTTTCAATAGTGTTCCTTATATTAAACCTAGTAAATTTCCATAACATCAAACTAACATGTGAACCATTGCTTTTAAGCCCTGAGAGATGACAAATAACAAAATCACAAAGGATCAACAGACCAgcagacaggatcagaccacgaatgaaacacattttttgagaGATGCTcaaaaacgtttttcatttGTGAGAAGACGATGGGAGACCATCTAAAAAGATAGATAGAAGAAAACATGACATACTTGGGAGTGGGTCGAATCTCCTGTCCATTCTTGTACCATTTCAGCTCCACTGTGGGGTCTGCCAGTTCCACAACAAAGCGGATCTTCCCTCCCTTGTCCACCTGGTATGCTGGATCCAGCTTCTTAGCAAAAGCTTCAGATAAACAAAGGTTGCTGTTGAATTTTCTAGAAGTGTACTTAGACCCATTGTCCAACCTGCGAGAAGAATAACTCTCCAACCTGAATTATAGGGGAGTGTCAGTAAGCTAAATCCTCTTCTCTAAAATTATGGATTAACTATAAATAATATACATACTGTATCATATTAAATCACAAACATGTATATACATAATCAAAACAGTGCAACACTATTCCAACATACCACTGTTCCAAAATCCCATCTGAATTTGAGAACTGAAGCTTTGTTAAATGCTACAGTCAGTACCTtcgctcttcttctcctccttcttggtCTTCTTCAGCCTCTTGAGCAGGCCCCTCAGGTCTGTGATGCCGTAGTTGAACGCTATCTTCTCGTATTCATCCGGCCGGGCCGACTTTAGGATCTCCCACACGTCCACATCAGGAGCCTCCTCCTGCTTGGGCTCTCTATTGGGACCGGACACCAGGGCAGGGTGTGAATCCCGGGGCGCCAGCTGGACGTTTGCAACATGTCCTGAGGAACTGCTAGTTGAAGTGCTCACGTGTTGAACAAAAGTAATGCTACATTGAATTCTCCGTGGACACTTGGTGGAGCTGAATCTTCTGATGTGGCTTACATGGATTGTTCTCAACCTGTTTGAACTATGATATTTTCTACAGTAGTAAACATATTTCTTTGTGTGTAAAacaggctatacaaataaatgttgatttgatttgatttattcaGCTAAACCTTATCTTGATTCTTTTGATCTTTTATGGTGATGCGTGATTATCTCTTCTCTGTAATCTCTGTATCTGTAATCTAATCTTTCTTTCTAGTCTATACATATAAAGTTCTTCTCCCTAATCAGTTCCTCAGGACATGTCACACAAAGGGATGGGCATGGTCTGCTGTCTTACCTGTGCTGTCACATAAGCCCTGGGAGAGTTATTACAGGGGCGGGAAGGCAGAACAGCATGTCCTACAGGGGGACTATGGTGGTAATACTGGGAGTTTCATCTGTGGTTCAATACTATAAGTGAagtgaagagaggggggggggggttgggggtgtggGACTTCAGGGAAGGGTTTTGACCCAGTTTGGGTTCTTTTAGTTTGGTCATTGTTATTTGGCTTCAGGGTGAGCTTTTGGGAAATTAAACAGAAAAAATGTTTGATTTTATTGGTGTTGTAGAAACAAATTCAAACAACATTACATAGTGTGTGATGTGAAATGCAATTGTTCTTATGATTCATTGGGGCATAATTTACTGTCAGCGCAATCAAGTGTTTTTAGGATTTGGGAAAGTAATATATTTGTGCAGCATGCAGGAATGAAGGAGACCTTAGACAGAGGTGTACAGGTGAAGAAACATGTATAATTCCTATGACTATTTATGCTAGCCCATCCCTTTGTATCTATCTGTGTTCAGATGATCACTTCAGAAAGGTACTGACACTGTTAAAGATGGAGGCGTCCATAGCGGTTGTTAGATCTATGAGATCCAGGTTAATAAGCATGTTGTCCTGGGCGTGAGTACATTTATTAATTAGCTAAATAAAGAACAGTCAATCAGCCCTTTCTTTCTTAGACATTTTCCCAAATGTCTGAAAGGTTTAAGGCAAATAGCATGACATATTATTTCATTCTTTCTATGTAGGCTATATATCTTCTGTTTATTTTCAGGCAATTATCAACAAAGTCTGAAATAAACAATCTTAGAATGTGCCTTGTATTTCTGAGTTGAAATAAAATGACAATGTAGCGATAACACTATTTCACAGCTTCATTCATAAACGGCCCGCTAGCAGATCAGAAATGATCCAAAATGGAGATTTGTGCCTCATAAGGACAGTATTCAACTTGGAAGAGTGATCACCCTAACAATGGATACTGTATGAAGCAAAGTCCATTTTCACCAATGCTGATTATTAGTGGAGCATTTGAGAATGCAGCCTTTAAATGAAGTGTTACCGTACTCTGGGCCAACACTCTTGCTTGTCTAGTTCCTAGAGCTACATTCCATGCCAGGGACTCTGCAGGATTATAGTACTTACCCCAAAGTAAGGTCTAATCGTTTTATTACCTATGGTATTCTCTCTACTAACCTGTTCATTCTGAATGTGTAGGAAAGAAGAAGAGACAAGCCCATAATAAATGTGTAATTTTACCTTAGTGAACAATGTCACTGAATAAGTTGAATGTACTTATAGCAGTGTATTGAATACATGATTTTGCTCAACCAAGATTCATCTTTCTTGAAAAATCGAATTAAAACTCCAAAATACAGGTAACTCTCAGGAAGCAGAAAATAACTTTGTATTGAGTGTAAAAACT
This region includes:
- the mybpc1 gene encoding myosin-binding protein C, slow-type isoform X7, which codes for MPEPTKKDETANAQPEESIAPESNGVLPLPEISLQISPPPEAVAEAEPVETEGKEPDPVEPVPVEVVVAKEPEPVENGSTDPEPVAVGVKEQVEPEVKEEAPCSPPPPALSQSAPPRPAEMEKAEPVIVVTTPPPPPPADKDDDAAASTPSPTPPAEDAYSLKKLSIELPHDSVPLSAMGRKDSVWSLGEGQLPEDLDKPIDTPPLSTLLIEKPQGGSITVGGDITFVAKVEAKDLLRKPTIKWFKGKWMDLASKTGKHLQLKETFDRFTKIHTFEMHIIKAKDNYAGNYRCEVTYKDKFDSCAFDLEVKEVEQGSQNVDIRSAFKRSSEGQEDAGELDFSGLLKHRMNREPKQEEAPDVDVWEILKSARPDEYEKIAFNYGITDLRGLLKRLKKTKKEEKKSEAFAKKLDPAYQVDKGGKIRFVVELADPTVELKWYKNGQEIRPTPNQRKYIFEHKGTQRIMIINNCVLNDDAAYSVSAGDEKCTTELFVKELPVKIVKDIEAVKTTVNERIELECEVSEEGAQVKWMKNGVEVPTGVRSRYRVKSEGTKHWLIIDDASKDDTGTYSLMATGGTTEARVQVDLKPLKILQDLQNVTVMLGQPLKLHCEINPGNVPGRWYRNGQLIQPNDRINILHRAKNHRLEIESSSIHDSGDYTFVPEGYTQSLCAKVHIIDPPKVHLDSLNVPDNTVVIVAGTKLRLEIPISGEPAPRVVWMKGERVILDSGNRVRAETFADQTCFTIEVTEREDTGNYKIVLQNEAGEDTGSVRVKVVDIPDPPEAPLVPAVGGDWCSMTWDPPHYDGGSPILGYFIERKKKQSSRWMRLNFDLNKEATFEPKKMIEGVPYEVRVFAVNAIGVSKPSEPSKAFVPLAVTSEPTMLVVDDVTDTTVTMKWRPPETIGAAGLDGYLVEYCVEGTDDWIGANKGLTEKTKYTITGLPPESKILVRVRAINAAGASTPRTLQHSILVKEVIEPPKIRIPRHLKQTYIRRVGEAVNLVVPFMGKPRPKVSWLKEGNAIDPTHVSIRNTECDSIIFIRKADRNHSGKYEMNVKVENHEDTAIIDIQIVDLPGPPQYVKIEEVWGENVALDWTPPKDNGNAPITGYTIQKADKKTMEWYTCVEHYHRTCITISELVVGNEYYFRIYSENMCGLSECATQTKDSALIVKEGMNLKNPEYIDHDFKEPPKFTQPLINTFAIAGYNATLNCSVRANPRPKVIWMKNKIAIIDDPRYRMFSNQGVCSLEIRKPNPYDGGTYSCKAINDLGDAQVECKLEVKVPLQE
- the mybpc1 gene encoding myosin-binding protein C, slow-type isoform X1 — its product is MPEPTKKDETANAQPEESIAPESNGVLPLPEISLQISPPPEAVAEAEPVETEGKEPDPVEPVPVEVVVAKEPEPVENGSTDPEPVAVGVKEQVEPEVKEEAPCSPPPPALSQSAPPRPAEMEKAEPVIVVTTPPPPPPADKDDDAAASTPSPTPPAEDAYSLKKLSIELPHDSVPLSAMGRKDSVWSLGEGQLPEDLDKPIDTPPLSTLLIEKPQGGSITVGGDITFVAKVEAKDLLRKPTIKWFKGKWMDLASKTGKHLQLKETFDRFTKIHTFEMHIIKAKDNYAGNYRCEVTYKDKFDSCAFDLEVKEVEQGSQNVDIRSAFKRSSEGQEDAGELDFSGLLKHRMNREPKQEEAPDVDVWEILKSARPDEYEKIAFNYGITDLRGLLKRLKKTKKEEKKSEAFAKKLDPAYQVDKGGKIRFVVELADPTVELKWYKNGQEIRPTPNQRKYIFEHKGTQRIMIINNCVLNDDAAYSVSAGDEKCTTELFVKELPVKIVKDIEAVKTTVNERIELECEVSEEGAQVKWMKNGVEVPTGVRSRYRVKSEGTKHWLIIDDASKDDTGTYSLMATGGTTEARVQVDLKPLKILQDLQNVTVMLGQPLKLHCEINPGNVPGRWYRNGQLIQPNDRINILHRAKNHRLEIESSSIHDSGDYTFVPEGYTQSLCAKVHIIDPPKVHLDSLNVPDNTVVIVAGTKLRLEIPISGEPAPRVVWMKGERVILDSGNRVRAETFADQTCFTIEVTEREDTGNYKIVLQNEAGEDTGSVRVKVVDIPDPPEAPLVPAVGGDWCSMTWDPPHYDGGSPILGYFIERKKKQSSRWMRLNFDLNKEATFEPKKMIEGVPYEVRVFAVNAIGVSKPSEPSKAFVPLAVTSEPTMLVVDDVTDTTVTMKWRPPETIGAAGLDGYLVEYCVEGTDDWIGANKGLTEKTKYTITGLPPESKILVRVRAINAAGASTPRTLQHSILVKEVIEPPKIRIPRHLKQTYIRRVGEAVNLVVPFMGKPRPKVSWLKEGNAIDPTHVSIRNTECDSIIFIRKADRNHSGKYEMNVKVENHEDTAIIDIQIVDLPGPPQYVKIEEVWGENVALDWTPPKDNGNAPITGYTIQKADKKTMEWYTCVEHYHRTCITISELVVGNEYYFRIYSENMCGLSECATQTKDSALIVKEGMNLKNPEYIDHDFKEPPKFTQPLINTFAIAGYNATLNCSVRANPRPKVIWMKNKIAIIDDPRYRMFSNQGVCSLEIRKPNPYDGGTYSCKAINDLGDAQVECKLEVKGGFTFYELMQRGVPLHLIDKYMNEAKNVEAEK
- the mybpc1 gene encoding myosin-binding protein C, slow-type isoform X3; translated protein: MPEPTKKDETANAQPEESIAPESNGVLPLPEISLQISPPPEAVAEAEPVETEGKEPDPVEPVPVEVVVAKEPEPVENGSTDPEPVAVGVKEQVEPEVKEEAPCSPPPPALSQSAPPRPAEMEKAEPVIVVTTPPPPPPADKDDDAAASTPSPTPPAEDAYSLKKLSIELPHDSVPLSAMGRKDSVWSLGEGQLPEDLDKPIDTPPLSTLLIEKPQGGSITVGGDITFVAKVEAKDLLRKPTIKWFKGKWMDLASKTGKHLQLKETFDRFTKIHTFEMHIIKAKDNYAGNYRCEVTYKDKFDSCAFDLEVKEVEQGSQNVDIRSAFKRSSEGQEDAGELDFSGLLKHREPKQEEAPDVDVWEILKSARPDEYEKIAFNYGITDLRGLLKRLKKTKKEEKKSEAFAKKLDPAYQVDKGGKIRFVVELADPTVELKWYKNGQEIRPTPNQRKYIFEHKGTQRIMIINNCVLNDDAAYSVSAGDEKCTTELFVKELPVKIVKDIEAVKTTVNERIELECEVSEEGAQVKWMKNGVEVPTGVRSRYRVKSEGTKHWLIIDDASKDDTGTYSLMATGGTTEARVQVDLKPLKILQDLQNVTVMLGQPLKLHCEINPGNVPGRWYRNGQLIQPNDRINILHRAKNHRLEIESSSIHDSGDYTFVPEGYTQSLCAKVHIIDPPKVHLDSLNVPDNTVVIVAGTKLRLEIPISGEPAPRVVWMKGERVILDSGNRVRAETFADQTCFTIEVTEREDTGNYKIVLQNEAGEDTGSVRVKVVDIPDPPEAPLVPAVGGDWCSMTWDPPHYDGGSPILGYFIERKKKQSSRWMRLNFDLNKEATFEPKKMIEGVPYEVRVFAVNAIGVSKPSEPSKAFVPLAVTSEPTMLVVDDVTDTTVTMKWRPPETIGAAGLDGYLVEYCVEGTDDWIGANKGLTEKTKYTITGLPPESKILVRVRAINAAGASTPRTLQHSILVKEVIEPPKIRIPRHLKQTYIRRVGEAVNLVVPFMGKPRPKVSWLKEGNAIDPTHVSIRNTECDSIIFIRKADRNHSGKYEMNVKVENHEDTAIIDIQIVDLPGPPQYVKIEEVWGENVALDWTPPKDNGNAPITGYTIQKADKKTMEWYTCVEHYHRTCITISELVVGNEYYFRIYSENMCGLSECATQTKDSALIVKEGMNLKNPEYIDHDFKEPPKFTQPLINTFAIAGYNATLNCSVRANPRPKVIWMKNKIAIIDDPRYRMFSNQGVCSLEIRKPNPYDGGTYSCKAINDLGDAQVECKLEVKGGFTFYELMQRGVPLHLIDKYMNEAKNVEAEK
- the mybpc1 gene encoding myosin-binding protein C, slow-type isoform X2 is translated as MPEPTKKDETANAQPEESIAPESNGVLPLPEISLQISPPPEAVAEAEPVETEGKEPDPVEPVPVEVVVAKEPEPVENGSTDPEPVAVGVKEQVEPEVKEEAPCSPPPPALSQSAPPRPAEMEKAEPVIVVTTPPPPPPADKDDDAAASTPSPTPPAEDAYSLKKLSIELPHDSVPLSAMGRKDSVWSLGEGQLPEDLDKPIDTPPLSTLLIEKPQGGSITVGGDITFVAKVEAKDLLRKPTIKWFKGKWMDLASKTGKHLQLKETFDRFTKIHTFEMHIIKAKDNYAGNYRCEVTYKDKFDSCAFDLEVKEVEQGSQNVDIRSAFKRSEGQEDAGELDFSGLLKHRMNREPKQEEAPDVDVWEILKSARPDEYEKIAFNYGITDLRGLLKRLKKTKKEEKKSEAFAKKLDPAYQVDKGGKIRFVVELADPTVELKWYKNGQEIRPTPNQRKYIFEHKGTQRIMIINNCVLNDDAAYSVSAGDEKCTTELFVKELPVKIVKDIEAVKTTVNERIELECEVSEEGAQVKWMKNGVEVPTGVRSRYRVKSEGTKHWLIIDDASKDDTGTYSLMATGGTTEARVQVDLKPLKILQDLQNVTVMLGQPLKLHCEINPGNVPGRWYRNGQLIQPNDRINILHRAKNHRLEIESSSIHDSGDYTFVPEGYTQSLCAKVHIIDPPKVHLDSLNVPDNTVVIVAGTKLRLEIPISGEPAPRVVWMKGERVILDSGNRVRAETFADQTCFTIEVTEREDTGNYKIVLQNEAGEDTGSVRVKVVDIPDPPEAPLVPAVGGDWCSMTWDPPHYDGGSPILGYFIERKKKQSSRWMRLNFDLNKEATFEPKKMIEGVPYEVRVFAVNAIGVSKPSEPSKAFVPLAVTSEPTMLVVDDVTDTTVTMKWRPPETIGAAGLDGYLVEYCVEGTDDWIGANKGLTEKTKYTITGLPPESKILVRVRAINAAGASTPRTLQHSILVKEVIEPPKIRIPRHLKQTYIRRVGEAVNLVVPFMGKPRPKVSWLKEGNAIDPTHVSIRNTECDSIIFIRKADRNHSGKYEMNVKVENHEDTAIIDIQIVDLPGPPQYVKIEEVWGENVALDWTPPKDNGNAPITGYTIQKADKKTMEWYTCVEHYHRTCITISELVVGNEYYFRIYSENMCGLSECATQTKDSALIVKEGMNLKNPEYIDHDFKEPPKFTQPLINTFAIAGYNATLNCSVRANPRPKVIWMKNKIAIIDDPRYRMFSNQGVCSLEIRKPNPYDGGTYSCKAINDLGDAQVECKLEVKGGFTFYELMQRGVPLHLIDKYMNEAKNVEAEK